The Anopheles gambiae chromosome 2, idAnoGambNW_F1_1, whole genome shotgun sequence genomic sequence GTAGAAATCCGTAATGCTGCTGCACTTAAGCAACTGGagcgattttttggtgcgaTTAACTATAACCGAATACAGCAGGCGGCcaccttttgtttgtttggtttttagcAATCCATCTTTATTCCCATTCCTTCAATGCCTATTTACATTCACCTCATCCCATCGTTCATTAATATATACCGGTGTCCTTCAAATGGTGTTCACAATTGTTCaccaaaagaagcaaaaagaagTAAGTTTTGTGCCTCTTGAAATCATTGTCTACCTATTATCTACATGCTCTGGAATTAGGAAGCAAAcccactcccacacacaccaTTGTTGCGGTCTTAGCTGTTGATCTTAGCTGCTCGTTCATCATCTGCCCCCCCCTGGTTTTAGTTCAGGAAGCGGATCGACATCTTCTGCTCCACCTCCGTGCGCTCCAGGGCGCGGCAAAAGTCGTCGAACGAAATCTTGCCCACGCCGACCGTGTCCGCTTCCACGATCGTGCGCTCCGCGATGCTGTTCAGCTGGTCCTGGCTAATGTTCGCCCCGACCATCATCTGCAGGATGTTGAGCAGCTCGTCGCGCGAGATCGTCTCATCGTCGTCCAGGTCGTACATCTTGAAGGCGAACCGCAGCTTCTCCTCCCGGCTGTTCAGCCGGTTCTCCTTGTTCGGCTTGATCGGCCGGAAGTGGGCGAGGACGCGCGTGAACTGGCGGAAGTTGACCCGATCGTCGTTGCTGTCGGCGAAGAAGGAGTGCACGATGCGCTCGCACAGCGGATTGATCGCCAGCTCGGGAATGCGCAGGAAGTCTTCCCGCGAAAGCGTACCGCAGTCGTTGCGATCCAGCGAGGTGAAGCGGGAGTACAGCCGCTCTATCTGGTTTGGTGTAACTGTGGGTGGAAAATTTGAAGAAACAGGCGTTTAGCAGGTATTCTTTTAGATAGAAATTGGCAGACAACAATTCCAAAAGAGATAAACACAATAAAGAGAAACGTTGTTAGTGTcacggtttgtgtgtgtgtgttgttttttttacaaccccTTACTCAGACAATCCAAGTATGCAGCGACACGCGCAAAACCCCGCACCCAATGACGTAGTCCCTTTCCGTGCAATCGTATTGCAATCAGACGTGCGGCGCTGAGAAAGCCTTTAATTATCTGCTCCGTGTGTCCGTGCCCGTGGAGCGTTGCTAAGGTTCAACGTCTAAACACATCCTATTGCTCAACGAGCACCGTGGCCGTGCACACCCTAGCGTGCGCTTATCGCACCCGTGTTTAATTACGAGCACTTGGGTAAATGAAGGTAAGCTAGATAAAATGGAACGAACGGAAAGTGTGCCGCTGGTGCTCTAATTCTTACGGAGCCTCCTTGTCGAGGGCGGATGATTGACTTTTTCTAATTACGTTGCACACACTGCGGCCACGGGGCTGTtccgcaaacacacatacacacaccgtgCGCATCTCAAGGTTCTCCAACGCAACATCGATGTTTGCACACTGcaagtaaagcaaaaaaaacttgcTGGCCGCTTGCATTTCCGACGCTACTCACAGCCAGTCTCCTCGTGGATTTGGGCAATCTCCTCCTCACGCAGCAACAGGGACGATTTGTTACCCATACTGTTTGTCCTAAAATGCACTTGGTCTTGGGGAAAACACAACAATTTTGACCAACGAGAAGAGAACCGAAAACGACCGCACGAACGACTGGAAAACTTCTAGCAAACTGCGACTGCTTCTGTTTTTGCTGCCTCTTCGCTCGATTGTTCACCACTGTCTGTTGACAACACGGGTAAAAACCAAGGTGCATTAAtaagatcaggtggtggaatctagagcattttgacaactcgtcacttgacgtaaggtccccaggattcaaacgttgtttacatttatttatattttttgatataaattatttaCCACATTTTTGCGATACaatatacagtggagcgccgtttatccgggcttctcgggacttgacctcgcccggataagcgaataacacgggtgctatattttatcaccaagtCCGGATTaggttttggaaaattatcttattttctgataaaaataacccagttttaattaacttcat encodes the following:
- the LOC1281415 gene encoding calcineurin B homologous protein 1, with product MGNKSSLLLREEEIAQIHEETGFTPNQIERLYSRFTSLDRNDCGTLSREDFLRIPELAINPLCERIVHSFFADSNDDRVNFRQFTRVLAHFRPIKPNKENRLNSREEKLRFAFKMYDLDDDETISRDELLNILQMMVGANISQDQLNSIAERTIVEADTVGVGKISFDDFCRALERTEVEQKMSIRFLN